Proteins encoded within one genomic window of Gammaproteobacteria bacterium:
- a CDS encoding porin family protein codes for MKHNLLPFLAIVAACFTAATADAQSFGASKPGNRADHWEAYAGGRYIFSETVDFKGGSTIDSDDDLGFAFGMGYNIDDHWLVGGELNWSNVDYKGVLKSASSPGATSKLSGEYETFALSANLTYHFIDGPLTPYVSANLGYTWVDSNIADGPPQTGCWWDPWWGYICDTWVDTKSAESLSYGLGAGVRWEFSRGGFLRASYNQRWLDFDEASGTPNFGGVFLDIGSKF; via the coding sequence GTGAAACACAACCTGCTTCCGTTCCTGGCGATCGTCGCCGCCTGCTTCACGGCCGCCACTGCCGACGCGCAGTCCTTCGGTGCCAGCAAGCCCGGCAACCGTGCCGACCACTGGGAGGCCTATGCCGGCGGCCGCTACATTTTCAGCGAGACCGTCGATTTCAAGGGTGGCTCCACCATCGACAGCGACGACGACCTGGGCTTCGCCTTCGGCATGGGCTACAACATCGACGACCACTGGCTGGTGGGCGGCGAGCTGAACTGGAGCAATGTCGACTACAAGGGCGTGCTGAAATCGGCCAGTTCTCCCGGGGCCACCAGCAAGCTGTCGGGCGAGTACGAGACCTTCGCCCTGTCGGCGAACCTGACGTATCACTTCATCGACGGTCCGCTGACGCCCTATGTCAGCGCCAACCTGGGCTACACCTGGGTGGACTCCAACATCGCCGATGGTCCGCCGCAGACCGGCTGCTGGTGGGATCCGTGGTGGGGCTACATCTGCGACACCTGGGTGGACACCAAGAGCGCCGAATCGCTGTCCTACGGCCTGGGTGCCGGCGTGCGCTGGGAATTCAGCCGTGGTGGCTTCCTGCGCGCCAGCTACAACCAGCGCTGGCTGGATTTCGATGAAGCCAGCGGCACGCCGAACTTCGGCGGCGTGTTCCTCGATATCGGCAGCAAGTTCTGA
- a CDS encoding DUF3313 family protein, whose amino-acid sequence MNRQCRLSAVVSAAILAAMATFAALALPTAALAKEELPKQTEDGLVLQKGEEAAVLYVRPGVDFSQYKRVAILDCPVAFRKNWDKDHRFGPDRVTPKEMDAIRSWLSAEFLKVFTEELQNKGGYTVVKDAAEDVLVLRPAIIDLDVTAPDTMSAGRSYTLSEGSGAMTLYLELHDSVTGQILARAIDRGVSRGMGRIQWQTSVTNSAEADRILRRWADALRKRLDEAHAVAKATP is encoded by the coding sequence ATGAACCGTCAGTGCCGTCTGTCCGCCGTGGTTTCCGCCGCCATCCTGGCTGCCATGGCCACGTTTGCCGCCCTTGCCCTGCCGACCGCCGCGCTGGCGAAAGAAGAACTGCCGAAGCAGACCGAGGACGGCCTGGTACTCCAGAAGGGGGAGGAGGCCGCCGTACTCTACGTCCGCCCGGGTGTGGATTTCAGCCAGTACAAGCGCGTCGCCATCCTCGATTGCCCGGTGGCCTTCCGCAAGAACTGGGACAAGGACCATCGGTTTGGTCCCGACCGCGTGACACCGAAGGAAATGGATGCCATCCGCAGCTGGCTCTCGGCCGAGTTCCTCAAGGTGTTCACCGAGGAGCTGCAGAACAAGGGTGGCTACACCGTGGTCAAGGACGCGGCGGAGGATGTCCTGGTGCTGCGCCCGGCCATCATCGACCTCGATGTCACCGCGCCCGACACCATGAGCGCGGGGCGCAGCTACACGCTGAGCGAGGGCTCCGGCGCCATGACGCTGTACCTGGAGCTGCATGATTCGGTCACCGGGCAGATCCTGGCCCGGGCCATCGACCGCGGTGTCAGCCGCGGCATGGGGCGGATCCAGTGGCAGACCAGCGTGACCAACAGCGCCGAGGCGGACCGCATCCTGCGGCGCTGGGCCGACGCGCTGCGCAAGCGCCTGGACGAGGCCCATGCGGTGGCGAAGGCGACGCCCTGA
- a CDS encoding NAAT family transporter: MKSFVTESAAFVLLAFPALFSIINPLGGAFIFLSATQGISRSARRALARRVAIFCFATLVASMVVGIFVLRFFGISMPVLGVAGGIVIALSAWKMLNAEQDNSGRESMLQASAERDVENMAFYPLTMPITTGPGTISVAVALGTRGVAEGNPVLFAFQVLLTAVPMSLLIYLLYASSGRLARAVGPTGTTIIARLSAFLLFCIGIQVMWGGIEELVRGLTTTH, from the coding sequence ATGAAGAGTTTCGTCACCGAATCGGCCGCCTTCGTGCTGCTGGCCTTTCCGGCCCTGTTCTCCATCATCAACCCCCTGGGTGGCGCCTTCATCTTCCTGTCCGCCACGCAGGGCATTTCGCGCAGTGCGCGCCGCGCCCTGGCTCGCAGGGTGGCGATTTTCTGCTTCGCGACGCTGGTGGCGTCCATGGTGGTGGGCATATTCGTGCTGCGCTTCTTCGGCATTTCCATGCCGGTGCTGGGCGTGGCCGGCGGCATCGTCATCGCGCTGTCGGCGTGGAAGATGCTCAATGCCGAGCAGGACAACAGCGGGCGTGAATCGATGCTGCAGGCCTCGGCCGAGCGGGACGTGGAGAACATGGCCTTCTACCCGCTGACCATGCCGATCACCACCGGGCCTGGCACCATTTCCGTCGCGGTTGCGCTCGGTACCCGGGGGGTCGCCGAAGGCAATCCGGTGCTGTTCGCCTTCCAGGTGCTGCTCACGGCCGTGCCCATGAGCCTGCTGATCTACCTGCTCTATGCCTCCTCGGGGCGGCTGGCGCGGGCCGTGGGCCCGACCGGCACCACCATCATCGCCCGGCTGTCCGCCTTCCTCCTGTTCTGCATCGGCATCCAGGTGATGTGGGGCGGGATCGAGGAGCTGGTCCGCGGGCTGACCACGACCCACTGA
- a CDS encoding BamA/TamA family outer membrane protein, with amino-acid sequence MPGRRTCGGAGLCLAVISALAATMAAPAAEQARQATTPRDAGDGWFDASDFLDHAHGFLPLVTPITEPAVGYGALGALVFIDRNAPGEATGYARPDITAVGGLATENGTGGVFALHLGSWLDDRLHTIAGMASTHVDLEFFGLGGDHVSADNPLDYTVEARGGLAGGSYRWGTLPLWVGLRYALVNTTVSPGEPPAGFPGFTPEDRDLRLGMLTPTITLDTRDNFFTPTRGWYLDLSPQVFRDWLGGDRDFEKWTLTGLYYRPLGANLFLAARATGKTSSSGTPFFLRPYVALRGVQALAYQGEKAAEVEGELRWQFHPRFSLAGFAGGGIARGGDATPDRESEVLAGGAGLRYLVASRYGLHMGLDLALGPDDPVIYVVLGSAWLRP; translated from the coding sequence GTGCCAGGCAGGCGCACCTGCGGCGGTGCCGGGCTCTGCCTGGCAGTCATTTCCGCACTGGCGGCCACCATGGCCGCCCCGGCAGCAGAGCAGGCGCGGCAAGCCACCACGCCACGCGATGCTGGCGACGGCTGGTTCGACGCCAGCGATTTCCTCGACCATGCCCACGGCTTCCTGCCGCTGGTCACGCCCATCACCGAACCCGCCGTGGGCTATGGCGCCCTGGGTGCCCTGGTCTTCATCGACCGCAATGCGCCGGGTGAAGCGACGGGCTATGCACGGCCAGATATCACCGCTGTGGGTGGCCTCGCCACCGAGAACGGCACCGGCGGCGTGTTTGCGCTGCACCTGGGCAGCTGGCTCGACGACCGGCTGCACACCATCGCGGGCATGGCCAGCACGCATGTCGACCTGGAGTTCTTCGGACTCGGCGGCGATCACGTCAGCGCGGACAACCCGCTGGACTACACCGTGGAAGCACGGGGCGGCCTCGCCGGCGGCAGCTACCGCTGGGGCACCCTGCCCCTGTGGGTCGGCCTGCGCTACGCGCTGGTGAACACCACGGTTTCGCCGGGCGAGCCGCCGGCGGGATTCCCCGGCTTCACGCCCGAGGATCGTGACCTGCGGCTGGGCATGCTGACCCCCACCATCACGCTGGATACCCGCGACAATTTCTTCACGCCTACCCGGGGCTGGTACCTGGACCTGTCCCCGCAGGTCTTCCGCGACTGGCTCGGCGGCGACCGGGATTTCGAAAAGTGGACGCTGACAGGGTTGTACTACCGGCCGCTGGGCGCGAACCTGTTCCTCGCCGCCCGCGCAACCGGCAAGACCAGCAGCAGCGGCACGCCATTCTTCCTGCGTCCTTACGTGGCCCTGCGCGGCGTGCAGGCACTCGCCTACCAAGGCGAGAAGGCGGCGGAAGTCGAGGGTGAGCTGCGCTGGCAGTTTCATCCACGCTTCAGCCTGGCGGGATTTGCCGGTGGCGGCATCGCCCGCGGTGGCGATGCCACGCCGGATCGCGAGTCCGAGGTCCTCGCAGGAGGCGCCGGCCTGCGATACCTGGTGGCGAGTCGCTACGGCCTGCACATGGGCCTGGACCTCGCCCTGGGACCCGACGACCCTGTAATCTACGTCGTCCTTGGCAGTGCGTGGCTGCGACCGTGA
- a CDS encoding AraC family transcriptional regulator produces the protein MSQTPVLPEPTTLTSVARVVADTLREAYGQDPAPVLAAAGLDEAGLHAPRGRSVAAAMQRLWQGAVRTTGDAGFGLRAGEHIRPVTFSVLGVTWMASGTLREALQRLCRYSHVISTQPHQLRLDTDTDPAWLHFEYPAKLLLEPAVIVDALFAAVVTLARMVTRPAFAPAALRLRHGDTTRSGAYQRLFACPVSFGETTDAMAFSAAQLDTILVGHESEVVRTATLEAERYLQGMRLSPLATEVRHLLVQLLPSGDAALEEIARRLDRGVSTVQRQLQDEGLSYRQLLEATRRTLAEGYLADRRLSLGEVTYLLGFADQSSFSRAFSRWYGASPRRYRDGLHAGPAGGR, from the coding sequence ATGAGCCAGACTCCCGTATTGCCGGAACCCACGACGCTGACGTCGGTGGCGCGCGTCGTCGCCGACACCTTGCGTGAGGCCTACGGCCAGGATCCGGCGCCGGTGCTGGCGGCGGCGGGTCTGGACGAGGCAGGGCTGCACGCGCCCCGGGGTCGCTCGGTGGCGGCAGCCATGCAGCGCCTCTGGCAGGGGGCGGTCCGGACGACGGGCGACGCCGGCTTCGGGCTGCGCGCCGGCGAGCACATCCGTCCCGTGACTTTCAGCGTGCTTGGCGTCACCTGGATGGCCAGCGGCACCCTGCGCGAGGCCCTGCAGCGCCTGTGCCGCTACAGTCACGTCATCAGCACCCAGCCGCACCAGCTGCGGCTCGATACCGACACCGATCCGGCCTGGCTGCACTTCGAGTATCCGGCGAAGCTGCTGCTCGAGCCTGCGGTGATCGTGGACGCGCTGTTTGCGGCCGTCGTCACCCTGGCCCGCATGGTGACGCGGCCGGCGTTTGCGCCCGCGGCACTGCGTCTGCGCCACGGCGACACCACCCGCAGCGGCGCGTACCAGCGCCTGTTCGCCTGCCCGGTGAGCTTCGGCGAGACCACGGATGCCATGGCTTTCAGCGCCGCGCAGCTCGACACGATCCTGGTCGGGCATGAGAGCGAGGTGGTGCGTACCGCCACGCTGGAGGCCGAGCGCTACCTGCAGGGCATGCGCTTGAGCCCGCTGGCCACCGAGGTCCGCCACCTGCTGGTGCAGCTGCTGCCCTCGGGGGATGCCGCCCTGGAGGAGATCGCGCGGCGCCTCGATCGTGGCGTCAGCACCGTGCAACGCCAGCTGCAGGACGAGGGCCTGAGCTATCGGCAGTTGCTGGAAGCCACGCGGCGCACCCTGGCCGAGGGCTACCTGGCCGATCGGCGCCTGTCGCTGGGCGAGGTCACCTACCTGCTGGGCTTCGCCGACCAGAGCAGCTTCTCCCGGGCCTTCAGCCGGTGGTACGGTGCCAGCCCGCGGCGCTACCGCGATGGCCTGCACGCCGGACCCGCCGGGGGCCGATGA